A region of the Ornithinimicrobium ciconiae genome:
CCGCTCGAGACAGCCTCAGGCACGCTCGTGGTCAATCGGGGCTGGGCCCCCAACGCGGAGAACGCCGCCACGCTGCCGCAGGTGCCACCGGCCCCGGAGGGACCGGTGGAGGTGACCGGGTGGCTGCGCCCCGGCGAGGCCGACCTGGGCCGGGACCTGCCCGAGGGCCAACTGGCGTCGATCAACCTCGGGGACGCGGCCGCTCAGTGGCAGCGTCCGGTGCTCGGGGCCTACCTCATCCTCGAGACGGAGCAGTATGCCGACCGGCCCGGTGTGACGATCGAGCGTCCCGTCCCGCTGGAAGCGCCACGCACCGAACTGGGCTCTCACTTCGCCTACACCCTCCAGTGGTGGCTCACCGCCCCGGTCGGGCTGATCCTGGTGCTGGTGATGGCCCGGCGGGAGTGGCACGACTCACTCGCGGAAGGGGCCACGGTTGGCGAGCGCACCGCCCGACCGCCCAAACCCAAGAAGGTGCGCATCTGGGACGAGGAGGACGAGTAGTCCCCCAGCCGTTCGTCCGGCGGGCCGTTCGTATGGCGGGCCGGGTGTCAGGATGGCCCCATGGATCTAGGACTGGCCGGCCGCGGATATGTCGTCACCGGAGGCTCGAGGGGGCTGGGCCGCGCCAGCGCCGAGCACCTGGTGGCCGACGGAGCCCAGGTGCTCCTCGTGGGTCGCGACGCCGACCAGGCCGAGCGGACCGCCCGTGAGCTGACCGCAGAAGGTGAGGGCGCGGCATACGCGCTGGCAGCGGACCTGGCCGACCCGGACGCGGCAGAGCGGGTGCTCGAGGCGGCCGAGGAGCACCTGGACCGCCTCGATGGGGCTGTGCTCAGTGTGGGTGGTCCCCCGACCGGGCGTTTCCGGGAGCGCACGGACGAGCAGTGGCGCGCCGCCTTCGAGCAGGTGCACCTCGGCCCGCTGCGGATGGCGCGCACGCTGCTCGAGGCGGCTGACAATCCGCTGGCCATCACCTTCGTGCTGTCCACCTCGGTGCGCGCGCCGCTGGCTGACTTCGCGATCTCCAACGGGCTGCGGCCGGGCGTGGCCATGGCGGTGAAGACGATGGCGGACGAGTACGGCCCCGAGGGGCACCGCCTCAACTGCCTGCTTCCCGGCCGCTTCGACACCGACCGGGTCAGGGCCCACGACGAGGCTAGCGGTGACCCAGCGGCACGCCGTGCGCGACACGTCGCCGCGGTGCCGCTGGGTCGATATGGGCAGCCCGAGGAGTTCGGTGCCGTCGCCGCGTTCGTCACCTCACCGATGGCCTCGTTCATGACCGGCTCCGTCGTCACCGTCGACGGCGGCGCGACGCGGGCTCTCTGAGACGGCACCGGCGAGGGACTACGCTGTCCGGCACGCGCCTGGCACCTCGCGCCACCACCGACCCTGGGAGTCGAACATGACCGTCGCCGTCGCCTACGACGCCAAGCCTGAAGGCCGCGCCGCCGTGGAGGCCGCCCTGGAGTGGGCCGGTCTACATGAGACGTCCGTCGTGGTGTTGCACGTGGAAGAGACCGGACGAGCGGGCACGGCCGGTGTCGCTGCCACGCCTGCTGCGGTGCGGGCGGTGGAGACGCAGATCGAGACCATCGCGGCGAGTCGCCTGGGCCAGCCCGCTCCGACGTGGTCCGTGGTCTCCAGCACCGCCGCCGGTGATGTTGCCTCGATCCTGCTGCAACTCGCCGCCAAGAGTGGGGCCGAGTTGCTGGTGGTCGGGTCCCGCCGGCGCAGCGAGATCGGCAAGTTCTTCCTCGGCAGGGTGGCCCAGCGGGTCCTGCTGGACTCTCCCGTGCCGGTGCTGGTCGTCAAGACCGAGTGAGGCCGTCGCGGGCGTGCGGGTCGCCTGCGAAACCTCTCGGAAAATAGGTGAGGGGTGCGCAAAACCTCTCGGAAAATAGGTGAGGGGTGCGCAAAACCCCTCTAACATTAGGTGCGGAACTGGGTGTCGTGCAGGGTCCGGTACAGCCCGCCCGCGGCCAGGAGCTCCTCGTGGGTGCCCCGCTGCACGATCTGTCCGCGATCCAGGACCAGGATCTGGTCGGCACCGCGCACGGTGCTCAGGCGGTGGGCGATGACGATCGAGGTGCGACCAGTCAGCGCCTCGTCGAGCGCTCGCTGGACCGCCACCTCCGACTCGCTGTCCAGGTGCGCGGTCGCCTCATCCAGCAGCACCACCGCGGGTGACTTCAGCAGCAGCCGCGCGATGGCCAGGCGCTGCTTCTCCCCGCCGGAGAGCCGGTGGCCGCGGTCCCCGACCACCGTGTCCAGCCCCTCTGGGAGCCGTTCGACCAGGGGCCAGACCTGGGCGGCCCGCAACGCCTCCTCGAGCTGGCCGGTGGTGGCCTGCGGGGCCGCATACAACAGGTTGGCACGGATGGTGTCGTTGAACATGTGCGCCTCCTGCGTCACCACCCCGACGGTGCGCGACAGGCTGGCAAAGGTGGCCGAGCGCAGGTCCACTCCCCCGATCCGCACCACGCCGTCGGCCGGGTCGTAGAGCCGTGACACCAAGGTGGTCAGGGTGCTCTTGCCGGCACCGCTGGGACCGACCAGGGCGACCAGCTGACCGGCCCCGATGCGCACCGAGACGTCCCGCAGCACCGGGTCGCCACCGGTCTCGGACTCCGCGCCGGACCTGCTCTCCAGGGAGGCGATGGACACGTCCTCGGCCCGCGGATAGCTGAACGACACCCCGTCGAGCTCGACCTCAACCTGACCTTCAGGCAGGTCGACCGCGTCGTGCGCCTCGCGCACCAGCGGCTCGAGGTCCAACACCTCGAAGATCCGCTCGAAGGAGACGAGCGCGGTCATGATGTCGACCCGGACGTTGGACAGGGCGGTCAGCGGCCCATACATCCGCCCGAGCAGGGCGGCCATCGCGACCAGGGTGCCGACCGTCAGCTGTCCGGCGACGGCCATCAGCCCGCCCAGGCCGTAGACCAGCGCGGTCGCCAGCGCGGCGACCAGACCGAGCCCGGCCATGAAGACCACCCGGTTGACCGCGATCCGCACGCCGGCGTTACGCACTCCCTGGGCGCGCTCGGCATACTCGCTGTCCTCCTGGGCGGGCCTGCCGAACAGCCGCACCAGCAGCGCCCCGGCGACGTTGAAGCGCTCGGTCATCCGGGTGGCCAGCTCGGCGTTGAGGGTCATCTGGGTGCGCGTCAGCTGCGAGAGGCGTTGGCCCATGCGGTGCGCCGGGATGAGGAAGATCGGCAGGAGTAGCAGGGCCAGCAGGGTGATCTGCCAGGACATGGTGACGAGGGCACCCAGGATCAGGGCGAGCGAGACCAGGTTGCTCACCAGGCCGGACAGGATGCTGGTGAAGGCCGTCTGCGCACCGATGACGTCGGTGTTGAGCCGGTTGACCAGGGCACCTGTCTGGGCGCGGGTGAAGAACGCGATCGGCTGGCGCAGCACGTGCGAGAAGACCTCGGTCCGCAGGTTGAGGATCAGCCCCTCTCCGATCCGGGCACCATAGAAGCGGGTGACCACGGTGAGTCCCGCCTCCAGCACCGCCAGGACAGCCACGAGTATGCCGAGGCGCAGCACCACCTGCCGGTCACCCGGGATGACACCCAGGTCGATGATCCGCCCCAGCAACAACGGGGTGGCCACCCCGAGGGCGGCCGCCACGATGGTGAGGATCAGGTAGAGGATGATGTCGTTGCGGAACGGTCGACCGTAGCCGAGCACGCGGCGGCGCGTGCCCCTGGTCAGCTGGTGCTGGCGCACGGTGCGGTCGCGGGTGAACCCGCGCATCGTCGCACCGGGCCCGTGGCCCAGTCCCATCGTCATGAGAGCTCCCTGCGGTTGATGGCGCCGCGCGTGCCCCTCAGCTGTGTCATCGGACGGTCACGCGAGCGCGATGAGGTCCTGGTAGTCCTGGTTCCAGTGGTCCTCGACCCCGTCGGGGAGCAGCAGGACCCGCTCGGGCTCCAGGGCCGTGACGGCG
Encoded here:
- a CDS encoding SURF1 family cytochrome oxidase biogenesis protein, encoding MLRTLLTRRWLVALALAVLFAVVAVLLGNWQHSRHEEKVAARDRVEAHYDATPVPLETVLQDGPLDPDQEWTRVSARGSYVPAEQLFVRNRPLNKTYGYEIVVPLETASGTLVVNRGWAPNAENAATLPQVPPAPEGPVEVTGWLRPGEADLGRDLPEGQLASINLGDAAAQWQRPVLGAYLILETEQYADRPGVTIERPVPLEAPRTELGSHFAYTLQWWLTAPVGLILVLVMARREWHDSLAEGATVGERTARPPKPKKVRIWDEEDE
- a CDS encoding SDR family oxidoreductase; this translates as MDLGLAGRGYVVTGGSRGLGRASAEHLVADGAQVLLVGRDADQAERTARELTAEGEGAAYALAADLADPDAAERVLEAAEEHLDRLDGAVLSVGGPPTGRFRERTDEQWRAAFEQVHLGPLRMARTLLEAADNPLAITFVLSTSVRAPLADFAISNGLRPGVAMAVKTMADEYGPEGHRLNCLLPGRFDTDRVRAHDEASGDPAARRARHVAAVPLGRYGQPEEFGAVAAFVTSPMASFMTGSVVTVDGGATRAL
- a CDS encoding universal stress protein, with product MTVAVAYDAKPEGRAAVEAALEWAGLHETSVVVLHVEETGRAGTAGVAATPAAVRAVETQIETIAASRLGQPAPTWSVVSSTAAGDVASILLQLAAKSGAELLVVGSRRRSEIGKFFLGRVAQRVLLDSPVPVLVVKTE
- a CDS encoding ABC transporter ATP-binding protein; the protein is MTMGLGHGPGATMRGFTRDRTVRQHQLTRGTRRRVLGYGRPFRNDIILYLILTIVAAALGVATPLLLGRIIDLGVIPGDRQVVLRLGILVAVLAVLEAGLTVVTRFYGARIGEGLILNLRTEVFSHVLRQPIAFFTRAQTGALVNRLNTDVIGAQTAFTSILSGLVSNLVSLALILGALVTMSWQITLLALLLLPIFLIPAHRMGQRLSQLTRTQMTLNAELATRMTERFNVAGALLVRLFGRPAQEDSEYAERAQGVRNAGVRIAVNRVVFMAGLGLVAALATALVYGLGGLMAVAGQLTVGTLVAMAALLGRMYGPLTALSNVRVDIMTALVSFERIFEVLDLEPLVREAHDAVDLPEGQVEVELDGVSFSYPRAEDVSIASLESRSGAESETGGDPVLRDVSVRIGAGQLVALVGPSGAGKSTLTTLVSRLYDPADGVVRIGGVDLRSATFASLSRTVGVVTQEAHMFNDTIRANLLYAAPQATTGQLEEALRAAQVWPLVERLPEGLDTVVGDRGHRLSGGEKQRLAIARLLLKSPAVVLLDEATAHLDSESEVAVQRALDEALTGRTSIVIAHRLSTVRGADQILVLDRGQIVQRGTHEELLAAGGLYRTLHDTQFRT